One window from the genome of Acuticoccus sp. I52.16.1 encodes:
- a CDS encoding MFS transporter, giving the protein MRRFDGILLACVTAILVAGLAVISWQTVTAAERLLLPALDQKARTVARSISGLVGQAGEYGIGLDKLVRAEDVLQAAVEENGEFAFVRIVRPDGSVVAQADSHDFEPEALDDSEGMQTASAPIVVGGASVGDVVVGTPDSVARVLVRELWLDVAVLLIVSVLVALELVSFAFTRASAVLLRGLAQRLSSLWRGDFRPYLPLAGTGDIAEEVKAVDGEVARVHREHAELRAAAVEKGDAGAVAALDKIAASHKLTAKRYETPATLAAVRAPVFLFYFAEELTRAFLPSYIESMAEPIAGLSVEFVIALPIIIFMAIMALGQPVLNVWTETFGRSRSVRLGAMAAVLGFLGTAMAGSMGPLIAARAVTAVGFAIVFVAAQGYIVDRTGAANRARGMSLFVSAIMAAMLCGPPIGGIIADRLGPNPTFLISAAMALVAYICALVALPNDERGGVAKPTAKLADSIIVLKKPAIFLLMLACAFPAKMILIGIAFYYIPLDLAVRFDQSTIGRVLMLYGLVMLVVVPAISTFSDHNAKRVPYVVLGGVLSGLAVAHLFLWPQPWGAALFVVQVGIAQGLSTTPQTALVGELGRRYFPSLSEGGVYGVFRLIERSGNAAGPAVFAAVWAATSAEVAILFMGFVLIAGALLFGIAMMLAEREPVPVPSE; this is encoded by the coding sequence ATGCGCCGCTTCGATGGCATCCTCCTCGCCTGCGTCACGGCGATCCTCGTCGCCGGCCTCGCCGTCATCTCGTGGCAGACCGTCACCGCGGCCGAGCGGCTGCTGCTGCCGGCGCTGGACCAGAAGGCCCGCACCGTCGCACGCTCGATCTCGGGCCTCGTCGGCCAGGCCGGCGAGTACGGCATCGGCCTCGACAAGCTGGTGCGGGCCGAAGACGTGCTGCAAGCCGCCGTCGAGGAGAACGGCGAGTTCGCCTTCGTGCGCATCGTCCGCCCCGACGGGAGCGTCGTCGCCCAGGCCGACAGCCACGACTTCGAACCCGAAGCGCTCGACGACAGCGAGGGCATGCAGACCGCCAGCGCGCCGATCGTGGTCGGCGGCGCCAGCGTCGGCGACGTCGTCGTCGGCACGCCCGACAGCGTCGCCCGCGTCCTGGTGCGCGAGTTGTGGCTCGACGTGGCCGTGCTGTTGATCGTCTCGGTTCTGGTGGCGCTGGAGCTGGTCTCGTTCGCCTTCACGCGCGCCTCGGCGGTGCTGCTGCGCGGTCTGGCGCAGCGCCTGTCCTCGCTGTGGCGGGGCGACTTCCGGCCCTATCTGCCGCTCGCCGGCACCGGCGACATCGCCGAGGAGGTCAAGGCGGTCGACGGCGAGGTCGCCCGCGTCCACCGCGAACATGCCGAGCTGCGCGCCGCGGCGGTGGAAAAAGGCGACGCCGGTGCGGTCGCCGCGCTCGACAAGATCGCCGCCAGCCACAAGCTCACCGCCAAGCGCTACGAGACTCCGGCGACGCTGGCCGCCGTGCGCGCCCCGGTCTTCCTCTTCTACTTCGCCGAGGAGCTGACGCGCGCCTTCCTGCCAAGCTACATCGAGAGCATGGCCGAGCCGATCGCCGGCCTCTCGGTCGAGTTCGTAATCGCGCTGCCGATCATCATCTTCATGGCGATCATGGCGCTCGGCCAGCCGGTCCTCAACGTGTGGACCGAGACGTTCGGTCGCTCCCGCTCGGTCCGCCTCGGCGCGATGGCGGCGGTGCTGGGCTTCCTCGGCACCGCGATGGCGGGCTCCATGGGGCCGCTGATCGCTGCCCGCGCCGTCACCGCGGTGGGTTTCGCCATCGTCTTCGTCGCCGCGCAAGGCTACATCGTCGACCGCACGGGGGCGGCCAACCGGGCGCGCGGGATGAGCCTCTTCGTCTCGGCGATCATGGCGGCGATGCTGTGCGGCCCGCCGATCGGCGGCATCATCGCCGACCGTCTCGGCCCCAATCCGACCTTCCTCATCTCCGCGGCGATGGCGCTGGTGGCCTACATCTGCGCCCTCGTCGCGCTGCCGAACGACGAGCGCGGCGGCGTCGCCAAACCGACGGCCAAACTCGCCGATTCCATCATCGTCCTGAAGAAGCCGGCTATCTTCCTGCTGATGCTCGCCTGCGCCTTCCCGGCGAAAATGATCCTGATCGGCATCGCCTTCTACTACATCCCCCTCGATCTCGCGGTGCGCTTCGACCAGTCGACCATCGGCCGCGTCCTCATGCTCTACGGCCTCGTCATGCTGGTCGTGGTGCCGGCGATCTCGACCTTCTCGGACCACAACGCCAAGCGTGTTCCTTATGTGGTGCTGGGCGGGGTGCTCTCGGGCCTCGCCGTCGCGCACCTCTTCCTGTGGCCGCAGCCCTGGGGGGCGGCGCTCTTCGTGGTTCAGGTGGGCATCGCGCAGGGTTTGTCGACGACCCCGCAGACCGCGCTCGTCGGCGAACTCGGACGGCGCTATTTCCCCTCCCTCTCCGAAGGGGGCGTCTACGGCGTCTTCCGGCTGATCGAGCGGTCAGGCAACGCGGCGGGGCCGGCGGTCTTCGCCGCGGTCTGGGCCGCCACCTCGGCCGAGGTCGCCATCCTCTTCATGGGCTTCGTCCTCATCGCCGGGGCGCTCCTCTTCGGCATCGCCATGATGCTGGCCGAGCGTGAGCCGGTCCCCGTTCCCAGCGAGTAG
- a CDS encoding PDC sensor domain-containing protein, whose amino-acid sequence MGRTSGFFLCALVPILALAGFVVVAARVIERSDAALGAAGLQFLLSGAARTVELNLQLGLPLVELQQVDTILENAVASTPDVLAADVIGRNGVTLFSTDRGAVGEPVPRAWAAAMADGRGAWKARERETVTLGQPIMNDFGQLEGWVAIIVDADRLTPPLSRTQGLFVAAAPAIGAAMLLAVLFGTLVAMRSARRVDRVAKHLRGREPVVHPLTLLEDAANAAVHGLKDAEERVERVQRDLRRLDAEI is encoded by the coding sequence ATGGGGCGGACCAGCGGCTTCTTCCTCTGTGCGCTCGTGCCGATCCTGGCGCTGGCCGGGTTCGTGGTCGTGGCCGCGCGTGTGATCGAGCGGAGCGACGCGGCGCTGGGCGCGGCGGGGCTGCAATTCCTGCTGTCGGGCGCGGCGCGCACGGTGGAGCTGAACCTGCAACTCGGCCTGCCGCTGGTCGAGCTGCAACAGGTCGACACCATCCTCGAGAACGCCGTCGCATCGACGCCCGACGTGCTGGCGGCCGACGTCATCGGCCGGAACGGCGTCACCCTCTTCTCCACCGACCGCGGTGCGGTGGGTGAGCCGGTGCCGCGCGCCTGGGCCGCCGCGATGGCCGACGGGCGAGGCGCCTGGAAGGCGCGCGAACGGGAGACGGTCACCCTCGGCCAGCCGATCATGAACGATTTCGGGCAACTAGAAGGCTGGGTCGCGATCATCGTCGACGCCGACCGGCTGACCCCGCCCCTGTCGCGCACGCAAGGGCTGTTCGTCGCCGCGGCGCCGGCGATCGGCGCGGCGATGCTGCTGGCGGTCCTCTTCGGGACGCTGGTGGCGATGCGGTCGGCGCGGCGGGTCGACCGGGTCGCCAAGCACCTGCGCGGCCGCGAGCCGGTGGTCCACCCGCTGACGCTGCTGGAGGACGCGGCCAACGCCGCCGTCCACGGCCTGAAGGACGCCGAAGAGCGCGTCGAACGCGTGCAAAGGGACCTGCGGCGGCTCGATGCGGAGATCTAG
- a CDS encoding PP2C family protein-serine/threonine phosphatase, with protein MLLRTRITLLLSLALIFMIFALIGLGFVRARLSEAQLADIAIAGQQSLWESLVSDQAEDLIDMADRFSFRVTNAPASDENTLEALIDNSADLLADGLTVQLLSTGGEILASNAPTFRTRPILGPPALARLLDGHQAPGGLRQETPSRYVVAGASVAVRRNGPPIVVVLMVDALSILTELSERLGEPSYLVSLRGRMVAGTDPALFSLVAPQLPHRTADAQIISVDDRLFFAAGVPVPDLMGPPAGQLVTLRDATDSLSASRQLERTGVIGISVASLVLIVALYVFLRRAFAPLEASIGTLSALSKGDLNELPTIGGSGEIRRIGEALLVFRRNALRLVEQEERIARQRRRQERVIKRQLERLAGTLDPEGQEAIQADLRAILSDPDGTGSAEPVPAAGQAARPNEELAMLTEVLQRMSQRISAQHRRLTELIAELQAAIITRARLAGLEQELEIARELQLSFLPKPLPPHPAFTVDGFMETAKEVGGDFFDYFMIDERRLGVVVADVSGKGVAAALFMAITRTLIKATAMTGSSPAETLKDVNDFLAEDNDQMMFVTLFHGVIDLPTRTMRYANAGHNPPLLTDLANGVVTELPSARDPALAVVEGLEFEEMVVQLEPGIRLFMFTDGVTEAFNAGEEAFGDARLQAVVRAADEDEADLNQVVHNAVIAFEGGAERADDLTCVTLHIHPSLRNDPS; from the coding sequence ATGCTGCTGCGCACCCGCATCACGCTGCTCCTCTCGCTGGCGCTGATCTTCATGATCTTCGCGCTCATCGGCCTCGGCTTCGTGCGCGCCCGCCTCTCCGAGGCGCAGCTGGCCGACATCGCCATCGCCGGCCAGCAATCGCTCTGGGAGAGCCTCGTGTCCGACCAGGCGGAAGACCTGATCGACATGGCCGACCGCTTCTCCTTCCGCGTCACCAACGCCCCCGCATCCGACGAGAACACCCTCGAGGCGCTGATCGACAACTCGGCCGACCTCCTGGCCGATGGGCTGACCGTCCAGCTCCTCAGCACCGGCGGCGAGATCCTCGCCTCCAACGCGCCGACCTTCCGCACCCGCCCGATCCTCGGCCCTCCGGCGCTGGCGCGGCTGCTCGACGGCCACCAGGCGCCGGGCGGGCTGCGCCAGGAGACGCCGTCGCGCTATGTCGTCGCCGGTGCCAGCGTCGCGGTGCGGCGCAACGGGCCGCCGATCGTCGTGGTGCTGATGGTCGACGCACTGAGCATCCTCACCGAGCTTTCGGAACGGCTGGGCGAGCCGAGCTACCTCGTCTCGCTGCGCGGCCGCATGGTGGCGGGGACCGACCCGGCGCTCTTTTCGCTCGTCGCGCCGCAGCTGCCGCATCGGACCGCCGACGCGCAGATCATCTCCGTCGACGATCGGCTCTTCTTCGCGGCGGGAGTGCCCGTCCCGGACCTGATGGGCCCGCCCGCCGGGCAGCTCGTCACCTTGCGCGATGCGACCGACAGCCTCTCGGCGAGCCGCCAGCTGGAGCGCACCGGGGTCATCGGCATCTCCGTCGCCAGCCTCGTGCTGATCGTCGCGCTCTACGTCTTCCTGCGCCGGGCCTTCGCGCCGCTGGAGGCGTCCATCGGCACCCTCAGCGCGCTGTCCAAGGGCGACCTCAACGAGCTGCCAACGATCGGCGGATCGGGCGAGATCCGCCGCATCGGCGAGGCGCTGCTGGTCTTCCGCCGCAACGCGCTGCGCCTCGTCGAGCAGGAAGAGCGGATCGCGCGCCAGCGCCGGCGCCAGGAGCGCGTCATCAAGCGCCAGCTGGAGCGTCTCGCCGGCACGCTCGATCCGGAAGGGCAGGAGGCGATCCAGGCGGACCTGCGGGCCATCCTCTCGGACCCGGACGGCACCGGCTCCGCCGAGCCCGTCCCCGCCGCCGGCCAGGCCGCCCGCCCCAACGAGGAGCTGGCGATGCTGACCGAGGTGTTGCAGCGCATGTCGCAGCGCATCTCCGCCCAGCATCGCCGCCTGACCGAGCTGATCGCCGAGTTGCAGGCCGCGATCATCACCCGCGCCCGCCTCGCCGGACTGGAGCAGGAGCTGGAGATCGCGCGCGAGCTGCAGCTCTCCTTCCTGCCCAAGCCGCTGCCGCCGCACCCGGCCTTCACCGTCGACGGCTTCATGGAAACCGCCAAGGAGGTCGGCGGCGACTTCTTCGACTATTTCATGATCGACGAGCGGCGGTTGGGCGTCGTCGTCGCGGACGTGTCCGGCAAGGGCGTCGCCGCCGCGCTGTTCATGGCGATCACTCGGACGTTGATCAAGGCGACGGCGATGACGGGCTCCTCGCCCGCCGAGACGCTGAAGGACGTCAACGACTTCCTTGCCGAGGACAACGATCAGATGATGTTCGTGACCCTCTTCCACGGCGTCATCGACCTGCCGACCCGCACGATGCGCTACGCCAATGCCGGCCACAATCCGCCGCTGCTGACGGACCTCGCCAACGGTGTGGTGACCGAGCTTCCGTCCGCTCGCGACCCCGCACTGGCGGTGGTCGAGGGGCTCGAGTTCGAGGAGATGGTGGTCCAGCTGGAGCCGGGCATCCGCCTCTTCATGTTCACCGACGGCGTGACCGAGGCGTTCAACGCCGGCGAAGAGGCCTTCGGCGACGCCCGCCTCCAGGCCGTCGTGCGCGCCGCCGACGAGGACGAGGCGGACCTCAACCAGGTCGTCCACAACGCCGTGATCGCCTTCGAAGGCGGCGCCGAACGGGCCGACGACCTCACCTGCGTCACGCTCCACATCCACCCGTCGCTGCGCAACGACCCGTCCTGA
- a CDS encoding adenylate/guanylate cyclase domain-containing protein: MKADDVARTASGQDDPQIFQRILESMRDGVISIDLEGQIITFNDAAGRIFGKLPSEVLGQSFAEVFLLDEEFDAFNEVVFKAVYESELTHSVEVTLERDGATLDLMVSSSRLTKEEADGEAKRLGVVVVVSDITEERKRRKIKRLFGAYVDPRIVDRILSSTETERSRRGAMTISFVDMRDFTGWSERLAPRQLVDMLNRFLGAVTQPVADAGGITDKYIGDSAMAVWGPPFTDPATQAHDACVAALGQIAALGPLRNALEVDGIAEAQRLDAVVGIATGDVLSGDIGPLASRNYTVIGNTVNLAARLQEAAKVYGQAILLTAETAALAGSGMVTREIDLITVRGSELPVVVHALLGRAGDVPPATADFAERYRHALVAMRQRDWDTAERTFSALTAEAPADVPTRMMLERLARYRADPPAADWDGVWRGTARATFTAPPKR; encoded by the coding sequence ATGAAGGCGGACGACGTCGCCCGGACGGCGAGCGGCCAGGATGACCCGCAGATCTTCCAGCGCATCCTCGAATCGATGCGCGACGGGGTCATCTCGATCGACCTCGAGGGCCAGATCATCACCTTCAACGACGCCGCGGGCCGCATCTTCGGCAAGCTCCCCTCGGAGGTGCTGGGCCAGTCCTTCGCCGAGGTCTTCCTGCTGGACGAAGAGTTCGACGCCTTCAACGAGGTGGTGTTCAAGGCCGTCTACGAGTCCGAGCTGACCCATTCGGTCGAAGTCACGCTGGAGCGGGACGGGGCGACGCTCGACCTGATGGTCTCGTCGAGCCGGCTCACCAAGGAGGAGGCGGACGGCGAGGCGAAGCGTCTCGGCGTGGTGGTGGTGGTCAGCGACATCACCGAGGAGCGCAAGCGGCGCAAGATCAAGCGCCTGTTCGGCGCCTACGTCGACCCGCGGATCGTCGACCGCATCCTCTCCAGCACCGAGACCGAGCGCTCGCGGCGCGGCGCCATGACGATCTCGTTCGTCGACATGCGCGACTTCACCGGCTGGTCGGAACGCCTCGCGCCGCGCCAGCTGGTCGACATGCTGAACCGCTTCCTCGGCGCTGTGACGCAGCCCGTCGCCGACGCCGGCGGCATCACCGACAAGTATATCGGCGATTCGGCGATGGCCGTCTGGGGCCCGCCCTTCACCGATCCGGCGACGCAGGCGCACGACGCGTGCGTCGCCGCCCTCGGCCAGATCGCCGCCCTCGGCCCCCTGCGCAACGCACTCGAGGTCGACGGCATCGCCGAAGCGCAGCGGCTCGACGCGGTGGTCGGCATCGCGACGGGGGACGTCCTGTCGGGCGACATCGGGCCGCTGGCGAGCCGCAACTACACGGTCATCGGCAACACGGTGAACCTCGCCGCGCGCCTCCAGGAGGCGGCGAAGGTCTACGGCCAGGCGATCCTCCTGACGGCCGAGACCGCCGCCCTCGCAGGCTCCGGGATGGTGACGCGCGAGATCGACCTCATCACCGTGCGCGGCAGCGAGCTGCCGGTGGTGGTGCACGCGCTGCTCGGCCGGGCGGGAGACGTGCCGCCGGCCACGGCCGATTTCGCCGAGCGCTACCGCCACGCCCTCGTCGCGATGCGCCAGCGCGACTGGGACACGGCCGAACGGACGTTCTCCGCCCTCACGGCCGAGGCACCGGCGGACGTCCCCACCCGGATGATGCTGGAACGCCTCGCCCGCTACCGCGCCGACCCGCCGGCGGCCGACTGGGACGGCGTCTGGCGCGGAACTGCCCGCGCCACCTTCACCGCCCCCCCCAAGCGCTGA
- a CDS encoding ATP-dependent helicase: MSETVRRSAPAATFPARGTPSESGAAPERVSISERAARASRPAPAYLEALNPEQRRAVEAVDGPVLVLAGAGTGKTRVLTTRIAHILALGRARPSEILAVTFTNKAAREMKERIAKVVGPQAEGMPWLGTFHSIGTRILRRHAELVDLHPDFTILDIDDQIRLAKQILSAENIDEKRWPPRQMLGMIDGWKNRGLIPEEVPKGEGQWFANGKGLTLYKLYRDRLKALNAADFGDLLLEPIRLFRANPDILDGYQRRWRYMLVDEYQDTNVAQYLWLRLLAQNNKNLCVVGDDDQSIYGWRGAEVDNILRFETDFPGATVVRLERNYRSTSHILAAASHLIAHNEGRLGKTLFTDFVDPDAVPVTVASSWDSEEEARAINGEIESLHKSGTTLDEMAILVRTTAQMRAFEDRFVTAGTPYRVIGGPKFYERKEIRDALAYFRCTVQPSFDLAFERIVNVPTRGVGQQTVSRIMQTARDREVPLMVAVADMLTTDELKGKARTGLVQLIASFARWREQLARLPHTELAEIILEESGYTDMLKADRSADAPGRLENLKELIRSMEDFDDLPAFLEHVSLVTDAQGETQGEAVTLMTLHAAKGLEFDVVFLPGWEEGLFPSMRAMDENGQAGLEEERRLAYVGITRARKQCFVWFALNRRIHGMWQAGAASRFIDELPAENVAVREEAGYGGIGGYGASRFDKVETFSSTYHTPGWERAQRRREDVSRRERHLPLTIEGELVAKSVSDGPSAYSVGDRVFHQKFGNGDVAQVEGNKLTVDFDKAGQKRVIDSFVTRA; the protein is encoded by the coding sequence ATGAGTGAGACCGTCCGCCGGAGCGCGCCTGCCGCCACGTTCCCGGCGCGCGGGACCCCGTCCGAGAGTGGTGCGGCGCCTGAGCGCGTGTCCATATCGGAGCGTGCCGCACGGGCTTCGCGCCCGGCCCCCGCGTATCTGGAGGCTCTCAACCCCGAGCAGCGCCGCGCCGTGGAAGCGGTCGACGGGCCGGTCCTGGTGCTCGCCGGCGCCGGCACCGGCAAGACGCGGGTGCTGACGACGCGGATCGCCCACATCCTGGCCCTCGGCCGCGCCCGCCCGTCCGAAATCCTCGCCGTGACCTTCACCAACAAGGCCGCGCGGGAGATGAAGGAGCGCATCGCCAAGGTGGTGGGACCGCAGGCGGAGGGGATGCCCTGGCTCGGCACCTTCCACTCCATCGGAACGCGGATCCTGCGCCGCCATGCCGAGCTGGTCGACCTCCACCCCGACTTCACGATCCTCGACATCGACGACCAGATCCGCCTCGCCAAGCAGATCCTGTCGGCGGAGAACATCGACGAGAAGCGCTGGCCGCCCCGGCAGATGCTGGGCATGATCGACGGGTGGAAGAACCGAGGCCTCATCCCGGAGGAGGTCCCCAAGGGCGAGGGCCAGTGGTTCGCGAACGGCAAGGGCCTCACCCTCTACAAGCTCTATCGCGATCGGCTGAAGGCCTTGAACGCGGCCGACTTCGGCGACCTCCTGCTCGAACCGATCCGCCTCTTCCGCGCCAATCCCGACATTCTGGACGGCTACCAGCGGCGCTGGCGCTACATGCTGGTCGACGAGTATCAGGACACCAACGTCGCCCAGTATCTGTGGCTGCGGCTCCTGGCGCAGAACAACAAGAACCTCTGCGTGGTGGGCGACGACGACCAGTCGATCTACGGCTGGCGCGGCGCCGAGGTCGACAACATCCTGCGCTTCGAGACCGACTTTCCGGGCGCCACCGTGGTCCGGCTCGAACGCAACTACCGCTCCACCAGCCACATCCTCGCCGCCGCCTCACACCTGATCGCCCATAACGAAGGGCGCCTCGGCAAGACTCTCTTCACCGACTTCGTCGATCCCGACGCCGTGCCCGTCACCGTCGCATCGTCGTGGGATTCGGAGGAGGAGGCGCGGGCGATCAACGGCGAGATCGAAAGCCTGCACAAGAGCGGGACCACGCTCGACGAGATGGCGATCCTGGTTCGCACCACCGCACAGATGCGTGCGTTCGAGGACCGCTTCGTCACCGCCGGCACGCCCTACCGGGTGATCGGCGGGCCAAAGTTCTACGAGCGCAAGGAGATCCGCGACGCGCTCGCCTACTTCCGCTGCACCGTGCAGCCGAGCTTCGACCTGGCGTTCGAGCGGATCGTCAACGTGCCCACCCGCGGCGTCGGCCAGCAGACCGTCTCGCGCATCATGCAGACAGCGCGCGACCGCGAAGTGCCGCTGATGGTCGCCGTCGCCGACATGCTGACGACGGACGAACTGAAGGGCAAGGCGCGCACCGGCCTCGTCCAGCTGATCGCCTCGTTCGCCCGCTGGCGCGAGCAGCTCGCCCGCCTCCCCCACACCGAGCTCGCCGAGATCATCCTCGAAGAATCCGGCTACACCGACATGCTGAAGGCCGACCGCTCGGCCGACGCGCCGGGGCGGCTGGAAAACCTCAAGGAGCTGATCCGCTCCATGGAGGACTTCGACGACCTGCCCGCCTTCCTGGAGCACGTCTCCCTGGTGACGGACGCGCAAGGCGAGACACAGGGCGAGGCCGTCACGCTGATGACCCTCCACGCCGCCAAGGGGCTGGAGTTCGACGTCGTCTTTCTCCCCGGCTGGGAGGAGGGCCTCTTCCCCTCGATGCGCGCGATGGACGAGAACGGCCAGGCCGGGCTCGAGGAGGAGCGGCGGCTCGCCTACGTCGGCATCACGCGGGCACGCAAGCAGTGCTTCGTATGGTTCGCGCTCAACCGGCGGATCCACGGCATGTGGCAGGCCGGCGCCGCCTCCCGCTTCATCGACGAGTTGCCGGCCGAGAACGTCGCGGTGCGCGAGGAGGCCGGCTACGGCGGCATCGGCGGCTACGGCGCCTCCCGGTTCGACAAGGTCGAGACCTTCTCCTCCACCTACCACACCCCCGGCTGGGAACGCGCCCAGCGCCGGCGCGAGGACGTCTCCCGCCGCGAACGCCACCTGCCGCTGACGATCGAGGGCGAACTCGTCGCCAAGTCGGTGTCGGACGGCCCGTCGGCCTATTCGGTGGGCGACCGCGTGTTCCACCAGAAGTTCGGCAACGGCGACGTCGCCCAGGTCGAGGGCAACAAGCTGACGGTCGACTTCGACAAGGCGGGCCAGAAACGGGTGATCGATTCGTTCGTCACCCGCGCCTAG
- a CDS encoding FGGY family carbohydrate kinase, whose protein sequence is MTGPVLAIDQGTTSTRAVLAYADGRTVPLLSREHRQSYPRPGWVEHDADELLADIAACLDAAAAYDVAAVGLDNQGESCLAWDAETGRPVGPVIVWQDDRTSAVTERLRGEGAEPLVTGRTGLPLDPYFSASKLGWIVREVPEARRLARAGRLRLGTTDAYFRDRLTGRFETDVATASRTSLMALDTLAWDADLAALFGVPLAALPAIGPTSGELGHVRCGARTVPFTASIVDQQAALYGHGCTRPGEAKITCGTGAFVLAVTGARPPAGSGALPTVLWQRAGEAAVFGLDGGVYAAAAAVNWARRIGLFAEFAEIDRFDTPRAITRGLAFVPALSGLAAPHWERGARGSFVGLSLETSRSDMMQALLEGVALRIAEVTRAIAAVTALSGPLPVDGGLSANPYFTQMLADAVGLDLNIAAMPDVTARGTARLAAEAIGMAVAPPAPGGRVTAAPLPAGAATRFAAAVSATRRLADSWHDTDR, encoded by the coding sequence GTGACCGGCCCCGTCCTCGCGATCGACCAGGGGACCACCAGCACCCGCGCCGTGCTCGCCTATGCCGATGGTCGGACGGTGCCGCTATTGTCGCGCGAGCATCGCCAGTCCTACCCGCGGCCCGGCTGGGTGGAGCACGACGCGGACGAGCTTCTCGCCGATATCGCCGCCTGCCTCGACGCGGCGGCCGCGTACGACGTCGCCGCCGTCGGCCTCGACAATCAGGGAGAGAGCTGCCTCGCCTGGGACGCCGAGACCGGACGCCCGGTCGGCCCCGTCATCGTCTGGCAGGACGACCGCACCAGCGCCGTCACGGAACGACTGCGCGGCGAGGGGGCCGAGCCGCTCGTCACCGGCCGGACCGGGTTGCCGCTCGATCCCTATTTCTCCGCCTCCAAACTCGGCTGGATCGTGCGTGAGGTGCCCGAGGCGCGGCGGCTGGCCCGCGCCGGGCGCCTGCGACTGGGCACCACCGACGCCTACTTCCGCGACCGCCTGACCGGACGCTTCGAGACCGACGTCGCCACCGCCTCGCGAACCTCGCTCATGGCGCTCGACACGCTCGCCTGGGACGCGGACCTCGCGGCCCTCTTCGGCGTGCCGCTGGCGGCACTGCCGGCGATCGGCCCCACCTCGGGCGAGCTGGGCCATGTGCGCTGCGGCGCACGCACGGTGCCCTTCACGGCGAGCATCGTCGACCAGCAGGCCGCTCTCTACGGCCACGGCTGCACGCGGCCGGGCGAGGCGAAGATCACCTGCGGCACGGGCGCCTTCGTCCTCGCCGTCACCGGGGCACGGCCGCCCGCCGGCTCCGGCGCCCTCCCCACCGTCTTGTGGCAGCGGGCCGGCGAGGCGGCGGTCTTCGGTCTCGACGGCGGGGTGTACGCGGCGGCGGCGGCGGTCAACTGGGCACGGCGCATCGGCCTCTTCGCCGAGTTCGCCGAGATCGACCGCTTCGACACACCGCGCGCCATCACACGCGGCCTCGCCTTCGTGCCGGCGCTCTCCGGCCTCGCCGCTCCGCACTGGGAGCGCGGCGCGCGCGGCAGCTTCGTCGGCCTGTCGCTGGAGACCTCCCGGAGCGACATGATGCAGGCACTGCTGGAGGGCGTGGCGCTGCGCATCGCCGAGGTGACCCGCGCGATCGCCGCCGTCACTGCGCTGTCCGGCCCGCTCCCGGTCGACGGCGGGCTCTCCGCCAATCCCTACTTCACCCAGATGCTGGCCGACGCGGTCGGACTGGACCTCAACATCGCGGCGATGCCCGACGTCACCGCGCGCGGCACCGCCCGCCTCGCCGCCGAAGCGATCGGCATGGCCGTCGCGCCGCCCGCACCGGGTGGGCGCGTCACCGCCGCACCGCTGCCGGCCGGCGCCGCGACGCGCTTCGCCGCCGCCGTCTCCGCGACGCGCCGGCTCGCCGACAGCTGGCACGACACCGACCGCTGA